The sequence below is a genomic window from Paenibacillus sp. DCT19.
GGAGAAGGATGGTCGTGCGATCGTGCACTACACCATTGTTCAGCCTGATCCTGACATGATGTATCCAATGGTTATTACGAACGTAACTGCTGAAACAGATATTCCGACAGGTTATACAGCAGAAGCACAGCCATCAGGTAAATAAAAACAGAATGATTACTATTCTTTAGTTCAACTTGGTTGAATGAGGAACTAAAAATGAAGCAATTGTTGAAGCTGCTGTCTGTATTATACAGGCGGCAGCTTTTGTTTTGTTCATTTTGTGTTAATTGTACTGTGAAACTTATCTTTCCATCTATGTTATGATCTTTATATATTCAAAAGTTTGAATGAAGGGGTATAACGTATGAATCAGAGCATACAACAGTTTAAATCGGATTTTTTCAAAGCCTTGGCTCATCCTATGCGGATTCAGATTCTGGAGTTGCTGAGCGAAGGAGCGAAGAACGTCAACGAGCTGCAAAGTATCCTGGGATCAGAAGGTTCCGCCGTTTCCCAACAGCTGGCTGTATTACGTAGTAAAAATGTTGTGCAGGGTCTGAAAGAGGGGACTACGGTCATATACTCTCTTCGGGATCCTTTGATCAAAGATTTACTGGAGGTTGCCAAACAGATTTTTGACAATCATTTGGTGGATGCCATTTCGATGCTGGAAGATATCCGCAAAGAAACATAAACGTGTTAGGGGAAGTTTTCAGACACGTCTTAAACAAGAGGAACCTGAAGTTGAAGTAAGTTCGGGAACTTCTTGTTTTTCTGCATGTAATCCATGTCTCAGGTGTGAGCATTACGATTGACAGCGTGCTCGCAGCGGCGTAGTCTTCTTATTATATTCAAATATTCAAATATATAAAGAAAAGAAGGTTAAGTCAGATGAAATGGATGGGGAGATATACAGGCTATAATAGATCTTCTTTTCGCAAGGATCTGTTATCGGGACTAATTGTAGGTATTATTGCAATTCCACTTGGTATGGCATTTGCTATCGCTTCCGGAGTCAAACCGGAGTATGGCTTGTACACAACAGTGATCGCAGGGATTCTTATTTCGTTGCTGGGTGGATCTAAGTTCCAGATTGGCGGGCCAACCGGGGCATTTATCCCGATCCTCTTCGCGATTGTGATGCAGTATGGATATGAAAATTTATTGATTGCTGGAATCATGGCCGGATTAATGCTTGTACTAATGGGGTTGTTTAAACTTGGGGCGTTAATCAAGTTCATCCCACGACCCGTGACTATTGGATTTACGGCGGGTATTGCCGTCATTATTTTCAGTGGGCAGATTGCTAATTTTCTGGGACTGCGCGGGATTGAGAAACATGAAGATTTTTGGTCTAATATGAAAGAAATCGGGATGCATATTTCAACTGTTAATATATATAGTTTGCTGACAGCAGGCAGTTGTCTAGCTGTTATTCTGCTTGTGCCGAGATTTGCGCCGAAGGTGCCTGCGTCACTGGTTGGTCTGGTTCTATCGACAGTAGTTGCAGCGTTGTTTTTTGAAGGGCAGGTGACTACGATTGGATCGTCCTTTGGTGCGATACCAAGCGCCTTGCCTCAATTTCATGTGCCTGAGATGACTTGGGAGCGAATCGTAAACTTGCTGCAACCCGCTTTTGTCATCGCCATGTTGGGCGGAATCGAATCGTTGTTGTCTGCTGTTGTTGCCGATGGCATGACCGGAAGTCGACATAACAGCAATCGAGAGCTTATTGGGCAAGGGATTGCTAATATGGTGACGCCATTATTTGGTGGTATTCCTGCAACTGGCGCGATTGCACGTACGGCAACGAATATTAAGTCTGGAGCTGTGTCACCATTATCTGGGGTTATTCATGGCGTAGTAGTCCTACTGGTAATTGTTATGTTCGCACCCTATGCTTCCCATATTCCACTTGCCAGTATGGCTCCAGTCCTGATGATGGTTGCCTGGAATATGAGTGAACGG
It includes:
- a CDS encoding SulP family inorganic anion transporter, translated to MKWMGRYTGYNRSSFRKDLLSGLIVGIIAIPLGMAFAIASGVKPEYGLYTTVIAGILISLLGGSKFQIGGPTGAFIPILFAIVMQYGYENLLIAGIMAGLMLVLMGLFKLGALIKFIPRPVTIGFTAGIAVIIFSGQIANFLGLRGIEKHEDFWSNMKEIGMHISTVNIYSLLTAGSCLAVILLVPRFAPKVPASLVGLVLSTVVAALFFEGQVTTIGSSFGAIPSALPQFHVPEMTWERIVNLLQPAFVIAMLGGIESLLSAVVADGMTGSRHNSNRELIGQGIANMVTPLFGGIPATGAIARTATNIKSGAVSPLSGVIHGVVVLLVIVMFAPYASHIPLASMAPVLMMVAWNMSERRSFMHVMKTKTSDSLVLLITFLLTVFTSLTTAVEVGLIMAVLLFVKRMSEMLKVAKVLPDPNHKHEKVMDYMVREGHDCPQINLYTIEGPLFFGAADRFEKSVMDSIHRRPGILLLRMGKVPFMDTTGESNLAHVVKHMERSRGMVLLSGIQAQPLEMLKKTGLIERINPDHMFEHTGEAINYALAHLDIQKCKGCKHFAFRECAALSGAGTDSERISMLKSGKRVSANSPV
- a CDS encoding metalloregulator ArsR/SmtB family transcription factor — encoded protein: MNQSIQQFKSDFFKALAHPMRIQILELLSEGAKNVNELQSILGSEGSAVSQQLAVLRSKNVVQGLKEGTTVIYSLRDPLIKDLLEVAKQIFDNHLVDAISMLEDIRKET